A single genomic interval of Lewinellaceae bacterium harbors:
- a CDS encoding TonB-dependent receptor, which translates to MKILSILPFLITTITWAQPTQTIRGKVADSESHFPLIGVHVIALDEASNQYVATTDLDGDFRLEKIPVGRVSITFSYLGYKDFKMADVIVTSGKEVILNITLQESVTDLQEIVVVARQAGEARNEMATVSTREFSVEETNRYAGSRGEPARMASNFAGVQGADDSRNDIIIRGNSPQGVLWRLEGINIPNPNHFSIPGTGGGPVTILNNKFLANSDFFTGAFPAEYGNGLAGVFDLKMRNGNNEKLEFSGQLGFLGTELMAEGPISKKSGSSFLATYRYSTLQLFQFLGINVGTDAIPQYQDGAFRLNFPLKSGANISFFGIGGTSTIDIILSQDTVPDNETLIYGSNDRDQYFSSRMGVAGLSYTHPVNERTYIKTTFSASNSWIKAHHDFLPRYVEQGEYTYVAPYNKDNLPSILDYVFRENKYSAYFFINRKFNKQASMKAGINADLFDLYYQDSARVMSFDLNNELTVEDWKTRWNSTATPLLLQPYVQMKYKFSDDLIGTAGITSVYYSLNTNSFSPFEPRLGLSYSLTKTQKLSLGLGYHSQTQSNYLYFYNPVNTNAEPYNLGMGLSKSSQIVAGYDLSLQGNIRFKAETYFQYLTKIPVEKNSSYFSLINAGSGFSRFFPDELKNTGTGRNYGLELTIEKYFSNQYFFLFTGSLYDSKYKGSNGQLTNTTFNGNYAMNALFAKEWKFERSSLNAGGKVTFAGGRRYGDVDETASREEGEIIYLNNSNYNKYAFRPYFRADAKVNYRFNRNKVSHEIAVDLVNVFNIKNILTLTYDPDSPETNYTREEYQLGFLPLFYYRIDF; encoded by the coding sequence ATGAAAATACTATCAATCTTACCTTTCTTGATTACAACCATCACCTGGGCACAGCCGACGCAAACCATCCGGGGTAAAGTTGCAGACAGTGAATCCCATTTTCCGCTGATTGGCGTGCACGTCATTGCCCTGGATGAAGCGAGCAACCAATACGTCGCCACCACGGATCTTGACGGAGATTTCAGGCTGGAGAAAATCCCGGTTGGAAGGGTTTCGATCACTTTTTCCTACCTCGGATATAAAGATTTTAAGATGGCCGATGTCATCGTTACTTCCGGGAAGGAAGTTATCCTGAACATCACCCTGCAGGAATCGGTCACCGATCTGCAGGAAATCGTTGTTGTAGCAAGACAGGCAGGTGAAGCAAGGAATGAAATGGCTACGGTAAGTACCCGGGAGTTTTCGGTTGAAGAGACCAACCGATATGCCGGATCACGGGGTGAGCCCGCGAGGATGGCCAGCAATTTTGCCGGTGTGCAGGGCGCGGATGACTCCAGGAATGATATCATCATCAGAGGTAACAGTCCACAGGGAGTCCTTTGGCGGCTGGAAGGAATAAATATCCCCAATCCCAATCACTTTTCCATACCCGGTACCGGTGGGGGCCCTGTCACAATACTCAATAACAAGTTCCTGGCCAACAGTGATTTTTTTACCGGCGCTTTTCCTGCCGAATACGGGAATGGCCTGGCTGGCGTATTTGACCTGAAAATGCGCAATGGCAATAACGAGAAACTGGAATTCAGCGGTCAACTGGGTTTTTTAGGAACGGAATTAATGGCAGAAGGCCCTATTTCTAAAAAGAGCGGATCATCCTTTCTTGCTACCTACCGGTATTCTACACTGCAATTATTCCAGTTTTTAGGAATTAATGTGGGAACAGATGCTATCCCTCAATATCAGGACGGAGCTTTCAGACTTAATTTCCCCTTAAAATCCGGAGCCAATATTTCCTTCTTTGGCATTGGAGGCACATCTACCATCGATATTATCTTAAGTCAGGATACTGTGCCGGATAATGAAACTCTTATTTATGGATCAAACGACAGGGACCAGTATTTCTCGTCCAGAATGGGTGTCGCAGGCCTCTCATACACCCACCCTGTCAATGAAAGAACATATATCAAGACGACTTTCTCCGCCTCCAACAGCTGGATCAAGGCGCATCACGATTTTTTACCCCGCTATGTCGAGCAGGGAGAATATACTTATGTGGCACCTTACAATAAAGACAACCTACCCAGCATCCTGGATTATGTGTTTCGGGAAAATAAATATTCAGCGTATTTCTTCATAAACCGGAAATTCAACAAACAAGCGAGCATGAAGGCAGGGATCAATGCCGACCTGTTTGACCTCTATTATCAGGATAGCGCCCGGGTGATGAGTTTTGACCTTAACAACGAGCTAACGGTAGAAGATTGGAAAACAAGGTGGAACTCTACGGCGACTCCGCTTCTGTTGCAACCTTATGTGCAAATGAAATACAAATTCAGCGATGACCTCATCGGAACAGCAGGCATAACTTCCGTGTATTATTCGTTGAATACCAATAGCTTTTCACCATTTGAACCCCGGCTGGGGCTGAGTTATTCACTGACAAAAACCCAGAAGCTGTCATTGGGACTGGGATACCATAGTCAGACCCAATCCAACTACCTGTATTTTTACAATCCGGTAAACACCAATGCCGAGCCCTATAATCTCGGTATGGGGTTAAGCAAGAGCAGCCAGATCGTGGCGGGATATGACCTCTCCTTACAAGGCAATATTCGCTTTAAAGCAGAAACCTATTTTCAATACCTCACTAAAATACCGGTAGAGAAAAATTCCAGTTATTTCTCCCTGATCAATGCAGGCAGCGGATTTTCCAGGTTTTTTCCCGATGAATTAAAAAATACCGGTACAGGCAGAAATTACGGACTTGAACTTACCATTGAAAAATACTTCAGCAATCAATATTTTTTCCTGTTCACCGGATCATTGTATGACAGTAAATACAAGGGCAGTAATGGCCAATTGACCAATACGACATTTAATGGTAATTATGCCATGAATGCCTTATTTGCCAAGGAATGGAAATTTGAACGGTCATCCCTAAATGCAGGTGGAAAGGTCACCTTTGCAGGAGGAAGGAGGTATGGAGATGTTGATGAAACGGCCTCCAGGGAAGAAGGAGAGATCATATACCTTAACAACAGCAATTACAATAAATATGCTTTCAGGCCTTATTTCCGGGCGGATGCGAAAGTGAACTACCGTTTTAACCGGAATAAAGTATCCCATGAAATAGCTGTCGACCTGGTCAATGTCTTTAATATTAAGAACATCCTCACTTTAACTTATGATCCGGACAGCCCGGAAACCAATTACACCCGGGAGGAATACCAACTCGGTTTTTTGCCGCTGTTTTATTACCGTATCGATTTTTAA